One stretch of Miscanthus floridulus cultivar M001 chromosome 18, ASM1932011v1, whole genome shotgun sequence DNA includes these proteins:
- the LOC136521578 gene encoding receptor-like protein EIX2 yields MAAPAFFGLSFILSITTAIVSCSSYAYAQKQSDSGCIAAERAALLSFRAGITRDPVNRLGSWEGQDCCMWNGVKCSNNTGHVIMLDLSNTTVRGDGLTGWCMILVGGNPYSLQGKIGSSLIALQHLTHLDLSGNHLGGAGVPIPRFIGSLKSLTHLNLACMNFDGRVPPQIGNLSGLIYLNLESSLSHSYENAVHSDDISWIADLRLLRFLDMSGVNLSTTGNWVSVMTLLPNLKVLRLSYCGLSLPREPKVTSNQSSLETLDLTFNSIETLNPTYWFWDARTIKELDLAFTEITGPFPVAIGNMTSLEVLYLGGNHLSGGINSELFDGLCNLRILDLHSNEINQDMAEFMNRLPACTKSTLQSLDLSATNLSGRIPNWIDEWRNLSDLLLSDNRLLGSIPLETGMLANLKRLYLDNNHLNGSISRDHLANLENLEYLDLSYNPVHITSNWSPTFSLQYASFARSKIGPQFPRWLKGQSSVTYLDISDVGIADHLPNWFCRVFAHTKYLNISSNQIKGSLPMTLELLSSLQMLDLSSNNLTGRLPKLPQSLRFFKISKNSLSGPFPRKFGAPMLTEMVLSANRINGTIPTYFCQLQYLQVLDLSENLLVGQLPLCSKREDVKRNLKPITESALTQLSVVILYRNNLSGNFLELLQHSPQLTVLDLAHNTFAGELPAWISDKLQDLSYLLLGYNMFSGSIPVQLTELGNLQFLDLANNRISGTIPHGLANLKAMAQNSRRFYNPLLRLHVRPITVSFEIKSSVSYDDNIPIVMKGQELGYTSMVRYMVGLDLSCNNLVGDIPDELTLLTGLINLNISHNQLTGEIPEKIGLLHDLESLDLSFNELSGEIPWSISEITALIHLNLSYNNLSGRIPLGNQLQTLDDPASMYIGNNYLCGPPLSTICSGPDATEDYTPKKRDFYLGLAVGYAMGLWMVYVIFLFMKTWRSAYFRMFDKLQDGVYIQYVKIISAK; encoded by the coding sequence ATGGCTGCACCTGCATTCTTTGGCCTCTCATTCATCCTATCTATCACCACCGCCATTGTCAGTTGCTCTTCCTATGCCTACGCACAGAAACAATCCGACAGTGGGTGCATCGCAGCCGAGAGGGCTGCGCTGCTCTCCTTCAGAGCAGGTATCACTAGGGACCCAGTGAATCGCCTTGGTTCATGGGAGGGACAAGACTGCTGCATGTGGAATGGTGTCAAGTGCAGCAACAACACAGGCCATGTCATCATGCTTGATCTCAGCAACACCACCGTCCGAGGTGATGGACTTACCGGTTGGTGCATGATTTTGGTTGGTGGAAATCCTTATAGTCTGCAGGGGAAAATAGGTTCTTCTTTGATTGCTTTACAGCACCTGACGCATCTGGACCTCAGCGGAAACCATCTTGGGGGAGCAGGCGTGCCCATACCAAGATTCATCGGCTCACTGAAGAGTTTGACACATCTCAATCTCGCCTGCATGAATTTCGATGGTAGAGTGCCTCCTCAAATTGGTAATCTCTCTGGATTGATATATCTTAACCTTGAATCATCGCTTTCCCATTCCTACGAGAATGCAGTGCACTCTGATGATATATCATGGATAGCAGATCTCCGTTTACTAAGATTTCTTGACATGAGTGGAGTGAACCTCAGTACAACCGGTAACTGGGTCAGTGTGATGACCCTCCTTCCAAATCTCAAGGTCCTTAGACTCAGCTATTGTGGGCTTAGTTTACCACGTGAACCCAAGGTTACTTCAAATCAAAGTTCACTTGAAACACTTGATCTAACGTTCAACAGTATTGAGACATTGAATCCAACATACTGGTTTTGGGATGCTCGCACAATTAAAGAACTTGACCTTGCATTCACTGAAATTACTGGCCCATTCCCAGTTGCAATTGGGAACATGACCTCTCTTGAGGTGCTTTATCTAGGAGGAAATCACCTCTCAGGCGGTATAAACTCTGAACTGTTTGATGGCTTATGCAACCTGAGAATTCTAGACCTACATTCAAATGAGATCAACCAGGATATGGCAGAATTTATGAACCGACTACCTGCATGTACAAAGAGTACGTTACAGTCCTTAGATCTGTCTGCTACCAACCTCAGTGGGCGGATTCCAAACTGGATCGATGAGTGGAGGAATTTGAGTGATCTTTTACTCTCTGATAATAGGCTTCTCGGATCAATACCTCTGGAAACTGGTATGCTGGCTAATCTGAAAAGATTGTATCTAGACAACAACCACTTAAATGGTTCTATATCAAGAGACCACCTTGCAAATTTGGAAAACCTGGAGTATCTGGACTTATCTTACAACCCAGTACACATCACTTCAAATTGgtccccaacatttagcctgcaGTATGCTTCTTTTGCCCGTAGCAAGATAGGACCTCAATTTCCCAGGTGGCTCAAAGGGCAAAGCAGTGTCACCTATCTCGATATTTCGGATGTAGGCATAGCTGATCATCTCCCTAATTGGTTTTGCAGAGTATTTGCACACACTAAATATTTGAACATCTCCAGTAATCAAATAAAAGGCAGTCTGCCAATGACATTGGAGCTTCTGTCTTCATTGCAAATGCTTGACCTCAGCTCAAATAACTTAACAGGTCGGCTGCCAAAGTTACCACAAAGTTTGCGGTTCTTTAAAATCTCCAAGAACTCTTTGTCAGGGCCTTTTCCAAGAAAATTTGGGGCTCCAATGCTTACAGAAATGGTACTGTCTGCAAATCGTATCAACGGAACCATTCCAACGTACTTTTGTCAACTACAATATCTGCAAGTGTTGGATCTTTCAGAAAACCTTCTGGTGGGACAACTTCCCCTGTGTTCGAAAAGAGAAGATGTTAAGCGAAATTTGAAACCCATTACCGAGTCCGCACTCACTCAACTGTCAGTTGTGATATTGTACAGAAACAACCTGTCTGGCAATTTTCTTGAACTCTTGCAACACAGCCCACAGTTGACTGTTCTTGATCTTGCCCACAACACCTTTGCTGGAGAGTTGCCAGCATGGATTTCAGACAAGCTGCAAGATTTGTCATATCTCTTGTTGGGGTATAATATGTTCTCTGGTTCTATTCCAGTTCAGCTCACAGAACTTGGGAATCTCCAATTCTTGGACCTTGCAAATAATAGAATATCAGGAACTATACCTCATGGTTTGGCCAACTTaaaagcaatggctcagaatagcAGAAGATTTTATAACCCTTTATTGAGGTTGCACGTAAGGCCTATCACAGTGTCATTTGAGATTAAATCTTCAGTCAGTTATGACGATAACATACCAATAGTAATGAAAGGACAAGAGCTTGGTTACACCAGTATGGTGAGATATATGGTTGGCCTTGATTTATCCTGCAACAATTTAGTTGGAGATATTCCAGATGAATTAACACTTCTAACTGGACTGATAAATTTGAATATATCCCATAATCAGTTAACTGGAGAGATTCCAGAGAAGATTGGTCTGCTACATGACTTGGAATCTCTTGATCTGTCATTCAATGAGCTTTCTGGTGAAATTCCTTGGAGCATATCAGAGATAACAGCATTGATCCACTTAAACCTGTCCTATAACAATCTTTCTGGAAGAATACCCTTGGGAAATCAGCTTCAAACACTTGATGATCCAGCATCCATGTATATCGGAAACAATTATCTCTGTGGACCCCCTCTTTCTACAATCTGTTCCGGACCAGATGCAACTGAAGATTACACGCCAAAGAAGAGAGACTTCTATCTTGGGTTGGCTGTAGGGTATGCCATGGGGCTGTGGATGGTGTATGTTATTTTCTTGTTTATGAAGACCTGGAGGAGTGCATACTTCCGGATGTTCGACAAGCTACAGGACGGTGTATACATACAATATGTGAAAATTATATCTGCAAAGTGA